From Scytonema millei VB511283:
TCGTCTACGTAAAATTACAGAGGCGATCCCACCCATATTAGTTGCTAGCGCAGCCGTCTGTGGCTTAGTTATTGGCGTGCGTCACTTAGGACGACTAGAAGGACTGGAGCTAAACTATTTCGATCGCTTCGTTCAACTGCAACCTGATGAAGGTGCCGATCCGCGCTTGCTGGTGGTTGCCGTCACGCAAGACGATATTCAAGCACTGGATCGCTGGCCCGCGTCCGATCGCACTATAGACCAGCTTTTACAAAAACTCAAACAATATCGCCCTCGGATCGTCGGCTTAGATATTTATCGCGATTTACCCGTAGAACCAGGGAATGTCGAACTGACCACGCGCTTGCAGGTAAACGATAACATTATTGCGGTGTGTAAAGTAGGAGACGATAAGGGTTTGGGAGTCGCACCACCGACAGTAGTTCCTAAAACTCGTTTGGGATTTAGCGATTTAGTCTTAGACCGAGATGGGGTAGTACGGCGGGGTTTGCTGTTCATGACCCCAGAAAAAACCTCTAAGTGTCCTGCTACGACCTCCTTTAGCTTGCAACTAGCGCTGAAATACCTCAGCCGACAGGGTGTTCGAGCGCAACTAACTCCAGATAAGAATTTAAAGATCGGTACAGCAACTTTTCCCGCGATCGCCAATAACAGCAGTGGTTATCAAAATGTTGATGCGAGAGGATATCAAGTTTTAATCAATTATCGCTCTCCTACTGCCGTTGCTCGACAGGTCTCGCTCAGTGACGTTCTTTCCGATTCCATTAACTCCTCCTGGGTGGAAGATAAAATCGTTCTAGTTGGCGTGACTGCCACGGAGATCAAAGATTATTTTTATACACCTTACGACCTCAGCCAGCAGCCGGAAACGAAAGGAAAAATGGCGGGCGTACTCGTCCACGCGCAGATTTTAAGCCAACTGCTGAGTACGGTATTAGATGGGCGATCGCTATTTTGGTATTGGTCGGAAACGACAGAAATTCTCTGGATCTGGGTGTGGTCTTTATTAGGTGGGGCGATCGCTTGGTACGTGCGTCCCTCCTGGCTGCTGGGAGTCATTGGGGCAAGTGCTTTATTAGGATTGGGTAGTATTTGTTTCGTCTTGTTTCTCCAAAAAGGCTGGATTCCCCTCGTTCCTCCAGCACTTGGTTTAGTGGGAACAAGTGGGGCGATCGTGGCTTATCAAGCCTACTTCAAAGCGCGTCCAAGTGGAGCAAAAAATAATAATTCTGCGCCAGAAGGCTCTTTCTCATCACTCACCACAGCCGCAGGCACTCAAGCAACTCGAACCATATTAAAGGAACGATATCAAATCGTGCGCAATATTGGTGCGGGTGGGTTCGGTCATACTTTTCTTGCCGAAGATACTCAACGTCCAGGTAAACCCTATTGCGTCGTTAAGCAGTTGATTCCATCCACGGATGAGAGATATATGCAATTGGCGCGGCGCTTGTTTCAATCTGAAGCAGAAGCTTTAGAAACATTGGGAAGCTTCGATCGCATTCCTCAATTGCTAGCTTACTTCGAGCAAGATCGACAATTCTATTTAGTAGAAGAATTCATCCAAGGACATCCTTTGAGTGAAGAATTGGTTCCAGGTAAACGCTTATCTGAAACTGAAGTTGTAGCCCTCTTAAAAGATATTCTACTCGTCCTCGATTTTATTCATCACCGCAGCGTCATTCATCGAGATATTAAACCCAGTAACATTATTAGAAGACGATCGGATAACAGCTTAGTTTTAGTTGATTTCGGCTCAGTCAAACAATTGCAAACTCAAATCACGATGGCGCAGGAAAAATACACTGTGGCGATCGGTACGATGGGATATGCTGCACCAGAACAGTTTTTTGGTAAACCTGTCTTTAGCAGTGACATTTACGCCCTCGGTACAATTGGCATTCAGGCTGTCACAGGAATTCCTCCAACAGAATTAGAAGAAGATCCCACAACCCATGAAGTGATCTGGCGAAACCACGTCCCCGCAATTAATGACACGCTAGCGGCTATTTTAAATAAAATGGTGCGTTATTATCCCAGCAATAGATTTCAATCAGCAACCGCAGTTTTGAGAGCTTTGGAAAGCGTTTGTATATATTAAAGTCAAAAGTTAAAAGTTAAAAGTCAAAACTTTTGCGATCGTGCAGTATATATTTCATGCGATTCAGATCGTACGATCCCCCAACCCCCTTAAAAAGGGGGCATTGTTCTCTCAGGTAATCCGATCCTTCACTCCTTAAAAAGGGG
This genomic window contains:
- a CDS encoding CHASE2 domain-containing protein gives rise to the protein MRLLSKASQLSRLRKITEAIPPILVASAAVCGLVIGVRHLGRLEGLELNYFDRFVQLQPDEGADPRLLVVAVTQDDIQALDRWPASDRTIDQLLQKLKQYRPRIVGLDIYRDLPVEPGNVELTTRLQVNDNIIAVCKVGDDKGLGVAPPTVVPKTRLGFSDLVLDRDGVVRRGLLFMTPEKTSKCPATTSFSLQLALKYLSRQGVRAQLTPDKNLKIGTATFPAIANNSSGYQNVDARGYQVLINYRSPTAVARQVSLSDVLSDSINSSWVEDKIVLVGVTATEIKDYFYTPYDLSQQPETKGKMAGVLVHAQILSQLLSTVLDGRSLFWYWSETTEILWIWVWSLLGGAIAWYVRPSWLLGVIGASALLGLGSICFVLFLQKGWIPLVPPALGLVGTSGAIVAYQAYFKARPSGAKNNNSAPEGSFSSLTTAAGTQATRTILKERYQIVRNIGAGGFGHTFLAEDTQRPGKPYCVVKQLIPSTDERYMQLARRLFQSEAEALETLGSFDRIPQLLAYFEQDRQFYLVEEFIQGHPLSEELVPGKRLSETEVVALLKDILLVLDFIHHRSVIHRDIKPSNIIRRRSDNSLVLVDFGSVKQLQTQITMAQEKYTVAIGTMGYAAPEQFFGKPVFSSDIYALGTIGIQAVTGIPPTELEEDPTTHEVIWRNHVPAINDTLAAILNKMVRYYPSNRFQSATAVLRALESVCIY